From Canis lupus baileyi chromosome X, mCanLup2.hap1, whole genome shotgun sequence:
CTTAGTGGTATAATACCTGAACTCTGTCAGAAATATCcagatttaaatttcataattgGAGGAGAGGGACCTAAGAGAATCATTTTGGAAGAAGTACGAGAAAGGTACCAGCTACATGACAGGTATTGATGGATTCTATATTGTCTTGGGTGAGAAAATGTTACCTGAATTCAGTTTTGGTTACATGTGTTTTTAAGTGGGCTGTTTCTCCTATGTATACTTGATGTAAAAATGTAATgcaaagtctgttttttttaatgtatataatatgggaaaacttagtttaaaaaaatttcacaatttttttttttggcccagtATTATTTGACTTTCAGGGGCAATGGTTGGAGGTACCCTGGAAGGTGTGCGCATGCATatgaactcacacacacacacacacacacacacagaacaaccactttggaaacGTTTGTAGATTTTCAAGCCTTGCTGAGTTGTGATTTAAATAGTATGGCCCAAATCATGTAAATTGTCCTGTACATACAGATTCAAATACTTCTCTTTCTTAGTAACTTAAAAAGGTGTTTGCTGTGAAGCATCAATTTTAAGGGGCCTTTTTCTGTTTAGAAATGACTCTTTAATATTTACTCACCAAAGTATATTAATATCTCCACTAAATGCCAACTAATTTTGTAGAAGATGAAATTTATATGCGTGACAAAAGTTAGAAATATGGTAGCTGTATGAGTTTGAAACCAAACAGCTTTAAAGACTCTTTTAGATCATAATTTGGTGATATTAGTCTTGTGCAGTGGCAAACATTAGAACCAGCCGTAATCTAAGTATAATATGAATAGCACACTTGGCTTCTaaatgatatttcttttcttgcatgattttcactcctctcttttcttctttcatttctaaaatcagAGTGCGTCTCTTGGGAGCCTTAGAGCACAAGGATGTTAGAAATGTCTTAGTTCAAGGacatatttttcttaatacttCCCTTACCGAAGCATTCTGCATGGCAATTGTGGAAGCAGCCAGTTGTGGTTTACAGGTAAAAAGCTTTGAGGGCTTACGTTGTTGGGGTTTCTGtacttgtattttgaaaaataagcagGTACTTTCtgtaatgactttttaaagttgGTTTTGCTGATTTTCCTGAAATATGAATTATGGTGTAATGTATGTTCTTGTTCTCCTTTTTAAGGTGGTAAGTACCAGGGTTGGTGGAATTCCTGAGGTACTTCCAGAAAATCTTATCATTCTGTGTGAGCCTTCTGTCAAGTCCTTGTGCAAGGGTTTGGAAAAAGCGATTTCCCAGCTGAAGTCAGGAGCGTTGCCAGCTCCCGAAAATATCCATAACATAGTAAAGACTTTCTACACCTGGAGGAATGTTGCAGAAAGAACTGAAAAAGTATGTCATGTGCTAAGCAAAGGGTATTTGAAGATTGTGTCTAAATTCTTGGCGTTTCGTGTACacgtttgctttttttaaatatatatataggtttaCCCTTTCTGTTGCTTAAGTTTATGAAGTCtcttcaaatgaaaagaaatgcacTATGTACTACTTTTGGTATATGCTAGGCTAAGTTTCTAGTCAACTCGTTGCATTTGACATCTGAAAATAGCAATGCCGTCAAGACTTCTCATTAAATTAGGCATAAGGGAGTTACAGAGTTTTCTAGAAGGCACGACTGTTCAAAGGCCAAACCGAtattaagatctactctcagaaATTTTCTTGAGGCTGTTTCTAATTCTAAGCATGCCAGTTTATTAGGAAGTAGGTGGTTTTTCTTAGTCTGATTGCGGCAACTTTAAAACTTGCAAACGTTGAATTCAGGCTACTTCCCAAAACCCTTGCATCACCCTTGCTAAGTACCATGATGTTCTGTGGGgaagaggatttttgcatctttggGCTGGTGGAGAACATAGTAAGTTAGGATGCAGGATGCACATGACAAATGTTGAAAATACCACAAACACAGAGCGGCAGTAGAGAACTTGTAGTTGCTCTTTTAATTCTTCCTGTTCCACACAGGCCATTTTGATCCTTTTCAGCTCCTCCTTCATAGTTTAACTATGCTATTTAGAACATTGATGAAGACATTACATTGGAGTTCATGCTGGAAACATGCTCTCTCAACTGTTCTAATTCACCAGTCTCAGCATAATTTGGACTGAAATGTATTCCAGATGTTTTGAGGGTACAAGAGCTAGCTGGAAGCAGCCTGTACCTTTCCAGAGGCCACTGGCCTGTAGAGCTCGCACTGCACGTCACAGCCTTCTTGAGTTCAAAAGGAGATGGCTTACAGGTCCGCTGTGTGAGAATGACCACAAGCAATGCTCGAATGCAATGAAAACAGATAAATGCTGGCCTCGCTTATGTGTTCGAAACATATGTTTAaagatctttgttttaaaaatatttctgagttttGTGCTTAGCCGTGCCTGAAAAAAGCAAGCCACCTACTACCGGTCCTCAGCagtaaactttgtttttgtttgccagCATTTGACCTATGCCATCTACTAAAATTTCCCCtatcttttcccccttccttttatTTGGAGTCCACGAAATGTTTCTGTATGCTCTCACCATCCATACTCAGCAACACGGCCTTACGTGGCCGTGGAAAAGAAGAGCCTCTCTCTACCCAGCAGCGCGCTAGATTAGAGCTCTCTGATGGTGGTTGATGTCTGCCAGCTAGCGGTGAGAGCTCCTCAGCCGAGTCAAGGAATCTTAGAAGGCCAGTCCTGCTTCAGGAAGTCACTGCTGAATTAAACATGGCCTCGACAGAGGTGACCCGAAAAGCGGTTCCAACTTCTCAGGACTTTGGAATTCTTGTAGTTGGTTAAAATTGATGGTGATCCCCTAGGGGACAGGAGCCATGGCATATTCATCTTTGTGTGACGAGGTGTCTAGCCCAGTATTTTGTCCAGAAtaagcactccataaatgttgaatcacatggcaataattacattaattcCATTAATCACATCGTTACTAAAACAACAACGAAATGTAAGCGACTTCCGTTTGCATCTCTAAAACATCCCTGGTCCATGCAGGTCGTTGTTTATTGTGGGTCAGAGTGCTCACTCTTGGCCTCTCTCCCGCCAGGTGTACGACCACGTGGCAGGAGAAGCTGTGTTGCCAATGGACAAACGACTGGACAGACTCGTCTCTCACTGTGGCCCTGTAACAGGCCACATTTTTGCTTTGTTGGCCGTATTcaactttctcttcctccttttcctgagATGGATGACTCCAGATTCTATCATCGATGTCGCAATAGATGCCACAGGGCCAAAGGGCGCGTGGACTCATCAATATCCTTACAGTAAAAAAAGGGGTGAGAATAATGAGATGTCTAAAGCCAGGTAGAAGGAAGCCTGGGTTGTAAGATTTTACACATTTGTAATAGTTCTATTAAGACTATTGAAAAtaatcctgctttttttttccttttttttaaagttaatttaataAGTTATGCTACCTCTATATCattcaatgttttattttgaggaaAGATAAACACTTATGCAATTCCTGAGTGTAGAAACTCCTTGCACTTACTTAAAACGTAGGAGAGAACATTGAAGCCACTCAGGTATGAAATTTTTCAGACTACTGAAATCCCTCTAACAGAGATGTTTTAACATTCTATTTTGGGAGCTTTGGGTGCTGAAGGGCCAAATGTTTTCTGGGCATTTTTTGGCCAATTTTAAATGTTCTACCATTAATTAGACATTTACCAGATGTTTACAAGTTTTCTTTCGGGAAGTACAACAACGATATGAACTATTTTGAGTCCTGTTCATACACGTTTTAGTCATTTAAGTCGTGTTCTTAGACATTTGTCTGATACCCTCGGCAAGTGTATCATCAGCAGGTTTCTTGAGCAAAATGGTCCATTGGTTATTAGCGTGTTTTAAGCAGCTACTATATGTAGAATATTGAACCAGACACTTCCTGCTGTTAAGGACCAGGGGCGCATTCAGATGCTCTTTGTTTATCACTCAGATGGCTCACTTTATTATAGTCACAGTTGACAAAATGGCAAACTATCTAATAACATGCCAAAAATGCTCATGCTTTTAATGCCAGGAAAAAAATGGTCGGCAGACTCCGATTATTTACTTCTTCTGTCATATGCATCCTCCTAAGTAGAGCCTTCATCTTAACTTGTGtttatgaaaatacttttttgcTTCTAAAATACTAGGGACCGATACCACTGTTGATGATAGTGCAGAGAAACCCTCCACATCTTTCCATGTATAATTGAGTCCTCTGTAAATGCCTTCGTGTTTTCCGAGCAGAATGTACGAGGTGTGCCATCTCCAAATCAGCTGCTACCCTCCACCTTTGATAGAAGTCACTTCCCTTCACTTGTGGCCTAGCTGCTGTCTGAGAAGTATTGTCAGTGTGCAAAAGTCTTTACCccagaatgttttatttatagcAAATTGAGTCTGAAAATTTTAGGAACACAGTCTCTTTGTGGATGTCTTTTGTTATTTGTAATCGTTGTTGCCCAGAGCCATGGGTTTTTAAACCCCAAATTATCCACATGGTGTGTCTTATTAACTCCTTGAACTCCTTAGAATAGGCTTTTGTGATAAAGGACTGTGAAATCAAAAGCAAGAGGTGCTTGTGGTGCCCTCGGTAGATTATGGCAGTATTGGGATTCCGTAcaggattgtttttcttttttttaatgacaacatTCACAAAACTTCTTTTCTAAGAAGTATCTTAACATGCCTATTAACCGGTacataacaaatatttgtgttttgtgCTAAAACACAAACACAAGAGTGCggtttttaaaactggaagtaaAGGGTTCTTTTGTTGAAGAAAACTGGACTGACCCAAACCATGaaatcttctctgtatttttatgcACAGACACTGATTTCTACAAATATGAAATAAGCCGTGCCAATATTCATGATAAAGCAAGAAACTGtaacctttgtttttatttattctattcagCAAGTTTTAAGGGCATACTACTGTTTGttcttacatttttgtttctcagCATAGTTTCGAGATGGCCATTTATTTTTAGATGGAAATGGGATTTAAACTTCTTGCATGTAAAATACGTGATttgcaaatcaaaattatttcctttgttttttgacAAATGGAAGTAAATTTGCTTGTTCTAgtaaatcttaatttttcaggCTTCCTGGATACCTTACTTGTAACTGTCAGTGTTGCACTGGTCAATATGTGGGAACATATTGTTCGACCCTGCTACTtacatttatttgaaagtgaaCTTGCGGTGATGAGGAATTTATGAGaaatatattgtatttcttttgatATTACAGAAACTAGCACATAAGAAACTGATTTATGAAAACATGCTACATGTccaaaaataaagaccaaaatgaCATTTTGACAATTTTCTGAGTTTGTCTTGTTTTGTGAACAGAATATTCTGTACTTGTTGAACGGTgctccccccatcccctccttcATTTGCTTGCTCTTTCACTGCAGTTAGATGTGTTGCTTGGTCTGCTAGTAAAACAGGAGCTGTCCTTCAGATGATGAATTACGCtgtcatcttttctttctagaataCGTTCTCTCTTTACTCATGGAATAGCAAGTTGaattgtgcttttgttttctgatcCAAACAAGCCCTGTTTTTCCCTGCACTGGAGTTGTCGTGTGAGACAGATGAATACATCTAGAAACTACTGTGTATGCGAACTACATAATTATACTTCATATCTTGTGAGCTGTTTTAAGAGGAAtttgaattttgatttaatttactGAAGCCCAGCTTCTCCCACCACTTTTGTTGGAAGCAGTGGAAAGCAGTCCTCTACATTAGTgtgttctgatttattttatgcCAAAACTTATTTTTGGCAAAGTCAGGGTATGCTAGGTCTGTGTTTACTTttggagagttttttttaaaggcctctTCTCTGCGTTCCCAAAAGAATATGGCGAGATGTTCCTCGGATCCTCCTCTTGGCTGGgctttttttaatgcaaaaattctaaaaactaaagttctatacaaaatttaatttgtattcaCTAGTACTTTGAGGAGTTCATCTTCCTTTATCCTTTATATTTGGCTATGGCTCAGTGGTTCTTAACAGGATGTGGGAGGTGGGGATCGGGGAAGAGGAGGGTGGTCATTTTTCACCATAGGGGACACCTGgtagtgtctggagacatttctggttgttAGCCCTGGATGGGAGTGGGGGTGTGGGCAGAAAGAGGAGATACCGCTGCATATCCCACAATGCTTCTGGACACCCTTtccccaacaaagaattatctggccccaaatatcaatagtgctgaggttgagaagctTGTGGTGCCAGAGAGGGTTTCATCTTGTCAAGGCTGCTCTTTTTAAAACCTGGAAGTAAAGGGTTCTTTTGTTGAAGAAAAGTGGACTGACCCAAACCCCTTATTTTGGGATCCTTTTGTGCCAATCTCGAATGTAATGCTCAAATGTAGTTAAAGATGGTCTCAGAAATAGTATGAACATCTGTTTGACCCTTTTAAAAGGCCGAGCTCTTCATGGCCCACTCTTCTGGTATATATCACAGAAAGTACTGCCATGCTTTAAATGAAAATTGAGGCTCAAACAAGATTGAATAACGTCCTATAATAACTATGTCATTGGGCTGACATGAGTAAAAGACTGGCTTCTTGGAGTGTGCTTAAATGAGACCTGGAAAGAACCAAAATGCTTGTGTTCATGGATTCTACGTTGGCACTCTCTAGGTAGTAAGCTATAGGTTGGTACTAAGCGTGGTCAAGAAACGCTGTACGTTGATCTCTGTTCTCGGGAGTGGGAACAGCACTGGATCTGCCTGGTTCTGTAATACCCTGAAATGGACGCAGTGTACACTGTGActccaggctctctgctcacaCGTCTGCCTTTCCACGGACTGTAAGGAGCCAGTTCTCACATAGGTCGTCATTCTAATTTGCCTGAGTGCTACGAGAAACTCCCACATTTTGTGCATCAAGCATTAAGTAAGATTTATTTAGTCTGCTcttgcaggctttttttttttttttggcttgcttTTTTCAATAGTTTGTAGAGATTTTGAAAATCGAATATAGCccagaatgaaagaggagaccTAGATTTTCCTCATCTAATTTTTgtaggtgggacgcctgggtggctcagtggttaagcatctgcctctggcgcaggtcttgatcctggagtcctgggatcaagtcccacattgggcttactgcatggagcctgcttctccctctgcctatgtctctgtttctctctctctgtttctcatgaataaataaaatctttaataatttttgtaGGTGAGGGAAATGAACAATAAGTCAGTTTCCCTTGTATTGGAGCACTGATGGATGTTGAAGGATTAGGGTAGCAAGAGAATATTAATATTGTTCAACCAGGGAAGGTACTGATACATAGAATATTTGGGTAATTTGCCCAGAACATAGGACATCTTCATCCATTTCACTGTAACTCTTGGTCAAGGAGAGCACACATACCCCATTCAGAGGCACCACCTTTGCTGACACTCAAAATGGGAAATGAACAATAGATAGGCTTTGCTGGCAGACCTTGGCAAGGATGAGACAATTAGAGAAAGTGGTCTAATGCTTTCCTTCTGACATAGCCACTTGGAGAAGTGTCCAAGATGAGCCCTTTACTAAATACTGCCTCAGAGTGGATGGTCTTGTTTAACTGGTCCTATTTTAGATGGGGGCATTATCTCCCTCAGCCCTTGAGATGGAGAGAAGACAAAATGGTCTGGGGCCAGTACTTCCCACTGCAAATAACTTGCTTCATTCTCCGTGGGATCTGAGAAGTTTGTTCTATCTTTCCAATACTGCCTTCCAACAGAACATAGCACAAGTTGGGATTTAGGAATAAAAAGGGTCAGGCCAGGAATCCTATGTGTTCAATAGCACTGAGGAATGCAGATCTAAAAGGAAGTTTCTTGAGTTCATTGCACGTTGCTATGAAAGTCAGCACATGCAGCCGCCAAATCACAGTTAGCTTAGAATGTACGGATGAGTTCTCAGTAATAGGAGCACCGAGGGctagaaagttgaaaatagatgTCATATGATACCAATTATAACTCAGTGAGATTTTGCAGTACCAAGAACCTATACAGAGTGTAAGCCAAAATGGAAGACGGTCCTGTTTCCTAtggctttaaaaacatttttattacgatgtttgctactttttttttcttcaaactctTAATTAAAGTTTGTTTGGCTCTCCTAACTCATTTCTATATCgtcaaaggaaatagaaaagaagcgGCTAGGATAGCAGAAGAGATCTATGGTGGAATTTCAGGTAAAAATACACGGCTTTGctcctaaaacttaaaaaaaaaaccctcctaaaTAGTTCATAGGAATAATATTTCTAGAgggcagattttatttatactttggtTTTGTGTGGGTagtcttaaaaattaaagtagcaAATGATGTTAACTGCACCAATTTGAAggattttcagctttattttttgcaaatttgTAGTTCTATTTGTGGTTATTATTTAAGGAGTAAATAGGATAGTGGCTTTCTAAGAGTATTTGGAGAAACCTCATTTCTACTAACCTAAACACGACTtatatgggattattttctttaatatttttaaacaaactttaaCAATGCATTCTAACAAGACTGAATTTCCTCAGAAAATAGAATGACCAGTAAATCTGATTTCAAGCAGCAAATGTGgcatgctatatatatatttacgtTGTCATTTGCAATTTGAATCGATTACCTGCTCGTCACTGTCAGGAAAAAGCCTGCACTAAGCCCATTTATACACAGCATTGTGCCAAGCTCTGCAAACAAAGGTTTTTACAATAGGAAGTGCCAACATTTGGGTAAGACATTTTAAAGTCTTGTGGTTTGTAGGATTTAGTCTCCATTTCTCTCAAGAAATGATTTACCTTAATCATAGTGAGAGGCTACCTAAGTACACGAATCAGATACACTTATCACTGCTGGGATGGTCACTTGGTAGAGGAGTATTTATTCGTAAACAGAGTTAACAATTTCCCT
This genomic window contains:
- the PIGA gene encoding phosphatidylinositol N-acetylglucosaminyltransferase subunit A isoform X1, with the protein product MAYRGGGGHGQPRSSVLPRVSPGSLSAYRTRTHNICMVSDFFYPNMGGVESHIYQLSQCLIERGHKVIIVTHAYGNRKGIRYLTNGLKVYYLPLKVMYNQSTATTLFHSLPLLRYIFVRERVTIIHSHSSFSAMAHDALFHAKTMGLQTVFTDHSLFGFADVSSVLTNKLLTVSLCDTNHIICVSYTSKENTVLRAALNPEIVSVIPNAVDPTDFTPDPFRRHDSIITIVVVSRLVYRKGTDLLSGIIPELCQKYPDLNFIIGGEGPKRIILEEVRERYQLHDRVRLLGALEHKDVRNVLVQGHIFLNTSLTEAFCMAIVEAASCGLQVVSTRVGGIPEVLPENLIILCEPSVKSLCKGLEKAISQLKSGALPAPENIHNIVKTFYTWRNVAERTEKVYDHVAGEAVLPMDKRLDRLVSHCGPVTGHIFALLAVFNFLFLLFLRWMTPDSIIDVAIDATGPKGAWTHQYPYSKKRGENNEMSKAR